A stretch of DNA from Danio rerio strain Tuebingen ecotype United States chromosome 10, GRCz12tu, whole genome shotgun sequence:
gcactggtcgctcacttaccaaatctgtagagacaggacaatcaccagcaactagagccgcgtctttatttagaggagactacaatctggatctcagcgtttgcagatgagaacagctctcaggtaaacaatgttcctccttagacacgtaagttattgttgtcgcgcgtcgcgtacactgttaatccacacgtgagtctgagcacTCACAGAgacaaaatgaaaacgaaacttaactgcagcaaactataaaagcaacacttcacgcttgttttgccaacacaacgtggcgtctttgccgtctacactgtgacagtaatgaatattaatgaagttgcacaatagagcgtgctgattggtttgaaccaagccttactcatgcattaatgcatcacactgtaagacgttataagactcactctggcacagacgcccagtctgcacgctggaatacaacgctattatgtcatgaccgtgacgcagcttcaaaaattcgtttcaaacaggaagtacgaatttgcttgaaataacgcaaaaacaaccaatttacactttttagtgaaatataggtgtcctaatagtgtttttagcagtgtgggacacatatacgactgtcaacagctcaaaaaatgtgttttggtgtttcgtgaccctttaaaccagCTTTTTCATGTAATGTGATCACACAATAAAAAACTTTTCAAGCAGTACTTCAtccaattaataatttatttttaatttcaatgtaatattaattgtgttatttttcaagtaatatattttgagtttaaaacatgttaaatatagatattttttaataaaaactcaaataaaaaatatttgttcttACCAATGTAAAATTTTAACGTTACACACACAGGCCAGCACATGCGTATTAAACAGAAGCTCTACCAGCTACAGTACCAGTTATTTAAGTCAATGGTTTTTGGATCGCACgcaacacaacaagtctctttctTCAGTTTCCTGACTTTAAAATAGCATCCAAGCTCCATCAATTTTGAGGCCTGCCACAACGTGACTTAGTAGTGCGACACCGCCCACGGAATTGAATGACAGCCACGTATTAGCACATCTCCATAGTAACGCGTATAACCATGTCCACCAAACAGGAGTTGctaagaaactgggattaaaagatctgtttcaactctctgtgatcagctgcacctcaagatcgagttttataactttaaaacattcaaagcagagcatgtttgtaataaagaaaagaCATAAAGGCTATATGAGGCCACTTCAAGTAGACGTGCAAAAAccgtgtgtgtactgcaaactttgtaatggcatttctgtgtgcatcaGTGCATCATttaataaactccaccacaaatatgtcaaataaacttacttgctatatttgacttaaaaataaatcttGGATCTGCTTCTGCCACATTGTCTGGCACAGGCTACAAAAATAGCTACATATACATTGCTCTAAACCCAAAATGGACATATTCTGGaagctataataaatgatctgatgggtgttttgagctgaaacttcacagacacattctggagacaccaaagccTTATCTTACAtctaaaaggggtaaaataggagtATCTGATTAAGAAAAGCTAGTCTATAGTTATGAACATTCATGGGATAAACTAGTTTCAATAGTAATTTTGTTATTGCTGCATCTAGTTATTACATAGAACTGAAACAAATATGTATAATTATAACCAGTTATGATTAATGAATCATTTTCCCTTATGAGCCAAATTTGTTAGGGGAtgcattatatgtgtgtgtactggttttatGCTGCATGGTGACGTTAATTGACTGTTTGATAGTCCTGTGTAAAGTGTTTGGTGGTGTTGAATGATGGTGAAGCCTGCGGATTCCACACATTGTTTGTCTGAATATTGTATTGAAGAGAACAAAATGTAGTCTGTAATTTACAGCATGAACAAAAAAATGACTTAAGGACCTTTTAAAGTGCACTTTTCTCACAGATCCACTGAAAATAAGCATTACATGGATAATCAGCCCATCCTGATGAATAGGATACAGCACAGTTCTCTCCTGTTTTTCCATTGGGTTCAAAGGTCCCCCAAAACCTGAAACTACAGATCAGAATTAGATGTTCAGGGCTTCAGTGACTGgagaatcagttattagataataatcagttcagttcagtgattTCTTACCCAGTGGGCATGCCAGGGCCATAAACCCATTTCCAACTGCCTTCCTCATCACTGTCAGTCAGACCAATCCACACCATATCACCAGCAGATATTTTCTTAACAAAATCCTAAAATGTGTACAAAATGACATTGTAATCTGCGACCATTTTGCTGCCTTTACATACATTATATTTTGTGTATAAAAGTATAAGTCCTGCTGTCCAGTTGCAGTACTGCAGTAAAAATCTGTTACACAAATAATGAGACGGTCAAAGTTGCATAGTTGTTCAAAGTCGAACTGCTCAAATAACGAGTCTCGTTGTTCAACGTTACACATGTGACTATACAAAGTGTACAGTAACAGTAACATTTGTAAATCCATACgaagcaaacaaaataaaaacaatcatattTAGTATGATTAAAGAGTGCATTttttcagacacacacatatgtagGTTATTAGGACCTATCACCGGCTCAATctattttatactgtataaacCACTTATTAGGACCatacccttaacccaaccatcattttAAATTACGATGAAACAGAGCATGTCCTCATTACCCACTTTAAAAGTGCAATATCAAGGTCATATTCATGTCATTGTGCAATTGCAAACCTCATATaccagaatacacacacacacacacacacacacacacacacacacacacacacacacatgcgcgcacagtATACTGGACTTCACTCACTTGTTCCTCTCTGTTGTTTATGATGATCAGATCTGCTTTTCTGTCTCTACAGTATCTTCTGCTCTCAGACCAGCTCTTCTTCTCATGGGAAATGAAGTATAATCTGGACTTATAATAAAAGCATCCACCTGTAAACACAACAGTAAGTGTTAATATTTTGTTCCCTTCAATCTTATTTATTCTTTcctttcatatttattgtaacagtttataagtaaatattatactgtatatttgattTGTTTCGTGTGCAATTAGTTGTGGTGAAGTTCATAATTACCCTTTTCATAAAGAAACTTCTCCATGTCATATTTCTCCTGTTGTAACTGATCTCTTTGTTTCATTAAAGAATCATTCTCAGATAATAatctcttttctttatttttcaggATATGGTTCTCATTCTCCAACTGATCTTTCTCTGCATTAGAACCTTTGACCCTGGTTAGTAGCTGGTCTCTCTCTTCTGTTATATTGACAATGTTGGTTAGTAGCTGATCACTCTCTTCTGTGAGGATAGCAATTCTGGTCTCTTGTGTGTAGTTTGTGTAGATGTGGACACTCAGTATTATGACTGCAGTCAGCAGTAGAAAACACAGCAGCATCAAacacactgcagatgctctgttgcTTGTCTTTAATGAACCACTTCCTGATGAAAATCAACATGATGTTATATGTCTTGATGTTTTTATGTCTTAATGTTTTAAACTTTGATATTTTTGTTTGGATTAAAGTTAAGGATTAACTAACtgcataaataaatgtgattACCTGTTTGTAGAAGAGGTTGTTGTGTGTTTGTCCTGAAGTCCTGGTCTCTCACACAGTCTGCACTTTCATAAATAGCCACCGTCATCTCCAATAGATCTATGTTCCTTCCCCCAGACTCGgtcctgaacacatcctcataaatattataagacattcTACTCTTTTACAGGCTCATAACCTTAAACTACTAATGCTGAATGCTCTTTGTGTGCCTTTAGTTATGCACGTTTATCACCAacaactaaataaacaaagaggAAATGAAACTTAGTCTAAATGTGTGAAATTTAAGACATGTGACATCTCATTTTCTGAGGCCAAGAATGTGAGCAGCTAAATCTTCAAATGTTCGGTATCAACAGCTCACATTTGATGTAAAGCATATTTTTCTTTTCGATGATGACTGAGAGAGTCGCTTATTAGATAATAACAATGATTTCTGACCACTTTTACTTCCTGAATAAATGCAAGACCCCAAAGCTCAGCTCTGCTCACACTGCTGGAAATATCCTAGTAAGATCTCACACATGTACGCAGCTCTCTTTACAGTAGTTAGCTCTATTTTTAGAGACAGATTTACAAAGAAACTTCTGTGTGTGTCAGAAATGTGAAGTCCAAGATCATGTAACAATTCAGAAAAAGTAAGAATTATGTTTCTTATTTAATTAGCCTTAAAGCAAAAACTTACACACTGGTTAAAATTAGaagtattaatttttaaattactttaaaccaTAATTTTTATGTAATGTGACCACATGGAGTAGTTTAAACACAAAAAGAAGTTAAATTAGAATTTTagaggcccaccgcaacatggtaaccgtcacagtgacgtcactcactccatttcgtgcattgtgtctgacattgcatcgctgagtaatGCAATCACAgctgcatcataaaggctgcatccagatattgTTAGCAGCATTTTCACTGTCAGGCCAATGTGAGcaagggcttttatcgggccgggcaaggttgagcagtgaggccgaaatcatgtcgagtttccactgtcgggctagtagctcgcagctcGTCAAGCAAACTCCGCCCCTagaacgtcccccgaatcaaacgtcacacaacccgcccacttcagcgggaatcaggcagataaagcacaccatcacatcatcacgagagcattaaaatgaagacaaccaaaacaaacaaacgacacgttactgtacagcattacattatgtctatacgcacatgcctgtgtgttctcatctatcatattcatttactcgccgaccgactgttggcatcgaacATCGAGTGGTCTCTTAATGGAGGGACCCAGTGCAGTGAGGGcacccatccataatataaaaccacagaaattctccgttaataactgggtagaaaatgtattttataacatcctcatttagatagacgctgtcaaacattcagcccaaatgtactggagagacctgaaacataTTAATagctttttatgtatttaaaatttaatttttaatttgaccacgtcatataaaagcataaacacttgtttgaggacacagaacacattttgtatttgcagttttccccgatgcTGCGTTGGTACTGCACAGGACTGGCAAACAGAAAAAAGGTagtctagtttctgctttcactcaccccaaaaattttatttcataaataatatttcaaaccttctctggtgtttattgtttttagaaaatatttaaaatttctttctttttttttcagataggccttATAAATGAAAGTTGGTTGTATAACTTTATGTATGGCTATATATCAAagtaatatggctttaaaacggtttgatttatgtattgtatataccttgttatagctagcttttgtttgttttatattggtttatttgtttaatgtgatttttttatattcgatatttgtaattctttaaattatttcaatatagcttaggctattatcaagatatgacactattgttttgagtctacaaaagtggatacgtaatttgtaaagttttatgtattTCTGTAGttttcatattgtgtattatctccaaaataaataaataaaaatgaaaaaaacccgggagcgctcttttgctcggtctcacattcacatacaggcatctaaacgcgcataaacaccttttaaacttgacaaaaactctccaaaacctttactgtctgttGTGTCtgtaatatggtgtaaagattattatgcgttattgaaacatcaaggagaacacagcaaagaaaagtcacttaaaataaatctttattattttatggaaTAGCTTTACATTTAATaaggaaacataagggcgatcatatgcaaaaagaccccagcctatgaggctagatgttttctttcccttatttatttatgtgtttggtgCAAGTACTCGTGTGTGATCAGAAAACTGTGtctgcctctcctttcactctgccCCGAAGCCTCTTTGATCCAAGATATACAGCGGGCCAAAAAAGGCCGGCTGCTGGctccaagaaagccccgctttggcccgattaggccctggaagtgacagtggaaacgcgactggccttggctcgcttgctttaggcgcgatagtttAAACGTGGGTATTGATTTCCTGAGGCCATCAGAAATTAAGTTCAGAAAGTGTCTCTATATTCCATAgattctgaaataaaaaaaaactcacatgaTTTGGGTGAAGTATTTACGTGTGGCCTCCATTCCTTAGACTCAATgactaaaaatcattttaaatggtaaCATTATCTTACTTCCGCTGTAATATATGGGCactcaaacacaaaagaaataatggtcccactttatattaagtggccttattaatatgtacttacacaggaactaatagtttgttacaatgtaactattgtgtaaatacatgtatttacggtgtacttatgcttgattaaatacatgtatgtagttacatctgtaattaaccttTGTAATTACAttagtaaatacactgttgaccatcccttacaccttaacccacccttaaacctacccatgccaccaaacctgtccataacccaacctctatcccaactcaaatgcaccacaagtgttcttaaatacattataaacactgtaagtacattgtatttatttttttatgtaagtacatagtagttaaggacacttaatatgaagtgggaccgaaataatattaccaaataaaaataaagagttttaaTGTCAAAAAACACACTTGAGAACAGGTAATTTTCAAACACTCAAACTTTATTTACAGAAAGAGCCACTGAGCAGTATGTCAATACTAAAGCAGATGAAGCAGGTAATATCACAGCACACACACTGGTAAATTGTCCTTTGTAGGCAGACAACTGGGAGAAAGCAACAAGGGTACAGAAAAGAAACTTGagacagtaacactttacaataagagtaaatgaataatgatgtattaattaaTAATCTAAATGTTACTTCATTATGAACTAATGAGTCAAGACTTGCACAATTAAGAACTTACtgcattatttactcattcttacCTTAACATTTCATTTATACTACTGTACATCATCATTCTGTTGTTGTGAAATGTTACCCTGGGGACTAAAGGAAAAATTTGAGTCCAGGCAAGTAGAATCACATGTAGGTAGAGATTTGGGTAaattacactgttagacatttcaaagggatgaaaataacattaataataatattagaaaataatattagCCAACTTTATAcattactttgttctattcttgtccacaaaacattctgtaaaatgaaacactgcctcagcttaccattgtaaagtttgttaaatccagcaTGCACGTCAGGCAcgctaataaattgtcctccagaattgctccagggtcctcagaCAAAATTTGGCAAATCCTGTGGTGCAGAGTAGATCGAATCACAAGGTGGTgctgaagcagttgtggaaaataaagtataatacacacatttttacaaatacagtaaatcgctgtatatgttgttcgatgTCACGCTACATTCCCATAATGCAAcagtaaataaagttatttactgtaaaaggaatttgcagtattatactgggtgaaatacagtaaataactgtgtaaattacagaaatgtctaacagtgtagtcAATAGCAAATTGGTAAATTATCAATAGCATTTGAATAAAACATACAGAATATTCTCCCTTTAAACTGGACTCATTAGAGGAATACCCTGAGGGGTTCACTTTAAGGGGCATTTATGGTCAAATTGGAACAAACACCTGAagtcatgtttgtagtttttaacacttttccaaaatctgtttattaaactattacaaaaaCAACAGGATAGTTTAATAGAAACAATTATTATTCTCAACCCTCCTcattaacaaaattaaattacagttcaagagttcacacttaactgatgattgattataaaagcttgtttggcatgctgtcccgggagaaagccctgagctcatgagatcctcgagcccagggctccctcccgttgcatgGTGGGAGGgaagtttaagctcaggtagatctcaagaagtcccctgctgtagtaaccaatgaacagtgagtgattgctcttggagataactacatactagaagcttgtctatggtgccgatttggattagtcaaataacttaatttgcatgtttttggacagtgggaggaaaccggggaacccgggggaaacccacataaGCACAGGGAGAaagtgtaaactccacacagaaatgtctgctggttttgtaaagcctggaaccagagacattcttgctgtgaggtaacagtgctatgCACTGGGCCatcgtgtcacccatctaggaagaaggaggagtaggggtggaagagcagtggaatgaaacccagggtatttatagtagtttaggagtcatctgattggagcatagtgaattggataatgccgatccagccgctagcaatcataagcacgtgatcctctcgaaattagtttatacataaactttacttacacacacaaacagacacacacacacacacacacacacacacacacacacacacacacacacacacacacacacacacacacacacacaaattaaagaCTTACATGGGTGTTTGCAAATAAAATTGTTAAACCAAACTTTCATGTATTATTAGATGTGAGTCTGATTGGAAATAGACAATACAGATTACGTTGTCATaatcacaatttattcatgttgtcccaacacaaatcgattaagttaacacttttaacaaatttatgtggattgaacattaaaaaaaataagttttcccaatgaaatctcaagaattgtgctttcagctcattttaaataagtagtttaaactatatttaaaaatatatttttgagttCATGATTATAACATACTATGATTTAATATGATCATGATTATGCACACAGTaatactatttaggacagatAGATTATGAATAGGGTTGCAGCATGTATGTGTGCTGGTTTTATGCTGGTGATGCTCAACAGGTGAGGCAGTTTAATAGTCCTGTGTAAAGTGTTTGGTGATAAGTGATTTTCTTtagacaaatgcacacacacacacacacacacacacacacacacacacacacacacacacacacacacacacacacacacacacacacacacacacacacacatatgtacacacacacgcacgcacacacacgtgtgcacacacacacacacgtgtgcacacacacacacac
This window harbors:
- the LOC100535655 gene encoding uncharacterized protein; protein product: MSYNIYEDVFRTESGGRNIDLLEMTVAIYESADCVRDQDFRTNTQQPLLQTGSGSLKTSNRASAVCLMLLCFLLLTAVIILSVHIYTNYTQETRIAILTEESDQLLTNIVNITEERDQLLTRVKGSNAEKDQLENENHILKNKEKRLLSENDSLMKQRDQLQQEKYDMEKFLYEKGGCFYYKSRLYFISHEKKSWSESRRYCRDRKADLIIINNREEQDFVKKISAGDMVWIGLTDSDEEGSWKWVYGPGMPTGFRFWGTFEPNGKTGENCAVSYSSGWADYPCNAYFQWICEKSAL